A genomic stretch from Oncorhynchus tshawytscha isolate Ot180627B linkage group LG07, Otsh_v2.0, whole genome shotgun sequence includes:
- the emp3a gene encoding epithelial membrane protein 3 isoform X1 yields MLLGLQYYSTTDPWVWLQWKLPAAAIMVLLLMSVTVLHLLTLAMLFIATMEKSWWVWTDAEITDLWYNCIHDNATGNWLCAASNENDWLQAVQALMVFSVVFSSISFLVFLGQLFTLSKVGLFYFTGLCQVFAGFTSFAASLIFTFHRKEILEDSRDLSMGHFGYCFILAWSCVPLLLFSGVLYVHLRKRQ; encoded by the exons ATGTTGCTAggactacagtactacagtactaca GACCCCTGGGTGTGGCTTCAGTGGAAGCTCCCAGCAGCAGCCATCATGGTTCTCCTGCTCATGTCTGTGACTGTGCTGCATCTGCTCACTCTGGCCATGCTGTTCATCGCTACCATGGAGAAG TCCTGGTGGGTCTGGACCGATGCTGAGATCACAGACCTCTGGTATAACTGCATTCATGATAACGCAACGGGAAACTGGCTGTGTGCTGCCTCCAATGAAAATG ACTGGTTGCAGGCTGTCCAAGCCCTGATGGTCTTCTCTGTGGtcttctcctctatctccttcCTGGTCTTCCTGGGTCAGCTCTTCACCTTGTCTAAAGTCGGGCTTTTCTATTTCACAGGCCTTTGTCAGGTCTTCGCAG GTTTCACATCATTTGCCGCCTCGCTCATCTTCACGTTCCACCGTAAGGAAATCCTGGAGGACTCTAGAGACCTAAGCATGGGTCACTTTGGCTACTGCTTCATCCTGGCATGGTCCTGTGTACCCCTCCTGCTCTTCAGTGGAGTTCTGTATGTCCACCTGCGCAAGAGGCAGTGA
- the emp3a gene encoding epithelial membrane protein 3 isoform X2: MVLLLMSVTVLHLLTLAMLFIATMEKSWWVWTDAEITDLWYNCIHDNATGNWLCAASNENDWLQAVQALMVFSVVFSSISFLVFLGQLFTLSKVGLFYFTGLCQVFAGFTSFAASLIFTFHRKEILEDSRDLSMGHFGYCFILAWSCVPLLLFSGVLYVHLRKRQ, translated from the exons ATGGTTCTCCTGCTCATGTCTGTGACTGTGCTGCATCTGCTCACTCTGGCCATGCTGTTCATCGCTACCATGGAGAAG TCCTGGTGGGTCTGGACCGATGCTGAGATCACAGACCTCTGGTATAACTGCATTCATGATAACGCAACGGGAAACTGGCTGTGTGCTGCCTCCAATGAAAATG ACTGGTTGCAGGCTGTCCAAGCCCTGATGGTCTTCTCTGTGGtcttctcctctatctccttcCTGGTCTTCCTGGGTCAGCTCTTCACCTTGTCTAAAGTCGGGCTTTTCTATTTCACAGGCCTTTGTCAGGTCTTCGCAG GTTTCACATCATTTGCCGCCTCGCTCATCTTCACGTTCCACCGTAAGGAAATCCTGGAGGACTCTAGAGACCTAAGCATGGGTCACTTTGGCTACTGCTTCATCCTGGCATGGTCCTGTGTACCCCTCCTGCTCTTCAGTGGAGTTCTGTATGTCCACCTGCGCAAGAGGCAGTGA